One genomic window of Polaromonas sp. SP1 includes the following:
- the nirD gene encoding nitrite reductase small subunit NirD — translation MSEWKKICLVTDIPVLGSRRVSRAKGIDVAVFRNDQDQVFALLDRCPHKGGPLSQGIVFGTSVACPLHNWTIGLADGCAKQPDEGCTPSFSCKVDAGQVFLDAAELATLALDLQPPRAGPGASSGALGDESFAVQAPQTA, via the coding sequence ATGTCTGAATGGAAGAAAATCTGCCTGGTCACCGACATCCCGGTGCTTGGCTCGCGGCGTGTCTCACGCGCCAAAGGTATTGATGTGGCTGTGTTCCGCAACGACCAGGACCAGGTGTTTGCGCTGCTGGACCGCTGCCCGCACAAGGGTGGACCGCTGTCGCAGGGCATTGTGTTTGGCACCAGCGTGGCCTGCCCCTTGCACAACTGGACGATAGGCCTGGCAGACGGCTGCGCCAAGCAACCTGACGAGGGCTGCACGCCCAGCTTCAGCTGCAAGGTGGATGCCGGCCAGGTGTTTCTGGACGCTGCCGAACTGGCCACGCTGGCGCTGGATTTGCAGCCGCCGCGCGCGGGCCCCGGCGCCTCTTCTGGCGCTTTGGGCGACGAAAGCTTTGCCGTGCAGGCGCCTCAAACGGCGTGA
- the nirB gene encoding nitrite reductase large subunit NirB produces the protein MDMRVKKPKLVMVGNGMAGVRTLEELLKVSPDLYDITVFGAEPHPNYNRILLSPVLAGEQTLDEIVLNSWDWYKDNHITLHAGKKVVEIDRIKRVVRADDGTEEEYDRLLMCTGSNPFILPVPGKDLQGVIAYRDIADTNAMIDAATKYKKAVVIGGGLLGLEAANGLMLRGMEVTVVHVMPWLMERQLDDVAGKLLQKSLEDRGLKFLIGAQTQELTGNEEGRVKSIKFKDGSEVATDLVVMAVGIRPNTQLAESMRLHCNKGIVVNDTMQTVTDARIYSVGECAAHRGIAYGLVAPLFEQAKVAANHLAQFGIGRYSGSLTSTKLKVTGIDLFSAGEFMGGEGTEEIVMSDPFGGVYKKLVIKDDKLVGACLYGDTVDGSYYFKLLRDGRNVSDIRDKLIFGESNLGDAGHEGQNKAALMADDAEVCGCNGVNKGTICKAIKEKGLFTLDEVRKHTKASASCGSCTGLVEQILMFTAGGDYSATPKLKAMCACTDHGHQAVRDAIRANKLLSISDTFKFMDWKTPNGCATCRPAVNYYLISTWPKQAKDDPQSRFINERSHANIQKDGTYSVIPRMWGGETTASELRRIADAVDKYKIPTVKVTGGQRIDLLGVKKEDLQNVWKDIGMPSGHAYAKALRTVKTCVGSEWCRMGTQDSTQMGKDLERAMWRMYAPHKVKFAVSGCPRNCAESGIKDVGIIGVDSGWEMYIAGNGGIKTEVAHFFTKLKTAAEVLEYTGAFCELYRQEGWYLERTVHYVNRVGLDYVKKKILEDHEGRKALWEQLQFALDGEPDPWFDLKEASVDARQFEKLTPA, from the coding sequence ATGGACATGCGTGTCAAAAAACCCAAACTGGTGATGGTGGGCAACGGCATGGCCGGCGTGCGCACGCTGGAAGAGCTGCTCAAGGTCTCGCCCGACCTGTACGACATCACGGTCTTCGGCGCCGAGCCCCACCCCAACTACAACCGCATCCTGCTGTCGCCCGTGCTGGCCGGCGAGCAGACACTGGACGAGATCGTGCTGAACTCCTGGGACTGGTACAAGGACAACCACATCACGCTGCATGCCGGCAAAAAAGTGGTTGAGATCGACCGCATCAAGCGTGTGGTGCGCGCCGACGATGGCACGGAAGAGGAATACGACCGCCTGCTGATGTGCACCGGCTCCAACCCCTTCATCCTGCCGGTGCCGGGCAAAGACCTGCAAGGCGTGATCGCCTACCGCGACATCGCCGACACCAACGCGATGATCGATGCCGCGACGAAATACAAAAAAGCCGTCGTCATCGGCGGCGGCCTGCTGGGCCTGGAAGCGGCCAACGGCCTCATGCTGCGCGGCATGGAAGTGACCGTGGTTCACGTGATGCCCTGGCTGATGGAGCGCCAGCTCGACGACGTGGCGGGCAAGCTGCTGCAAAAGTCGCTGGAAGACCGCGGCCTCAAATTCCTCATCGGCGCGCAGACGCAAGAACTGACCGGCAATGAAGAAGGCCGCGTGAAGTCCATCAAATTCAAGGACGGCAGCGAAGTGGCCACCGACCTCGTGGTCATGGCGGTCGGCATTCGCCCCAATACGCAGCTGGCCGAATCCATGCGCCTGCATTGCAACAAGGGCATCGTCGTCAACGACACCATGCAGACCGTGACCGACGCGCGCATCTATTCCGTCGGCGAATGCGCGGCGCACCGCGGTATTGCCTACGGCCTGGTCGCGCCGCTGTTCGAGCAGGCCAAAGTAGCCGCCAACCACCTGGCGCAGTTCGGCATCGGCCGGTACTCGGGATCACTCACGTCGACCAAGCTCAAGGTCACCGGCATCGACCTCTTCAGTGCCGGCGAGTTCATGGGCGGCGAGGGAACCGAAGAGATCGTGATGAGCGACCCCTTCGGCGGTGTCTACAAAAAACTGGTCATCAAGGACGACAAGCTGGTGGGCGCCTGCCTGTACGGCGACACGGTGGACGGCAGCTACTACTTCAAGCTGCTGCGCGATGGCCGCAATGTCAGCGACATCCGCGACAAGCTGATTTTTGGCGAGTCCAACCTCGGCGATGCGGGCCATGAAGGCCAGAACAAGGCCGCGCTGATGGCCGACGACGCCGAAGTCTGCGGCTGCAACGGCGTCAACAAGGGCACCATCTGCAAAGCCATCAAGGAAAAAGGCCTGTTCACGCTCGATGAAGTGCGCAAGCACACCAAGGCCAGCGCCTCCTGCGGCTCGTGCACCGGGCTGGTCGAGCAAATCCTGATGTTCACCGCCGGCGGCGACTACTCGGCCACGCCCAAGCTCAAGGCCATGTGCGCCTGCACCGACCACGGCCACCAGGCAGTGCGTGACGCCATCCGCGCCAACAAGCTGCTCAGCATCTCCGACACCTTCAAGTTCATGGACTGGAAGACGCCCAACGGCTGCGCCACCTGCCGCCCCGCCGTCAACTACTACCTGATCAGCACCTGGCCCAAGCAGGCCAAGGACGACCCGCAAAGCCGTTTCATCAACGAACGCAGCCACGCCAACATCCAGAAAGACGGCACCTATAGCGTCATCCCGCGCATGTGGGGCGGTGAGACCACCGCGAGCGAGCTGCGCCGCATTGCCGACGCGGTCGACAAATACAAAATCCCAACCGTCAAGGTCACCGGCGGGCAGCGCATCGACTTGCTGGGCGTCAAAAAAGAAGACCTGCAGAACGTCTGGAAAGACATCGGCATGCCATCGGGCCACGCCTATGCCAAGGCCCTGCGTACGGTGAAAACCTGCGTGGGCAGCGAATGGTGCCGCATGGGCACGCAGGACAGCACGCAGATGGGCAAAGACCTGGAGCGCGCCATGTGGCGCATGTATGCACCGCACAAGGTCAAGTTTGCGGTGAGCGGCTGCCCGCGCAACTGCGCCGAGTCCGGCATCAAGGACGTCGGCATCATCGGCGTCGACTCGGGCTGGGAGATGTACATCGCCGGCAATGGCGGCATCAAGACGGAAGTGGCCCACTTCTTCACCAAGCTGAAGACGGCAGCCGAGGTGCTCGAATACACCGGCGCCTTCTGCGAGCTCTACCGCCAGGAGGGCTGGTACCTGGAGCGCACGGTGCACTACGTCAACCGCGTCGGCCTGGACTATGTGAAGAAAAAAATCCTCGAAGACCACGAAGGCCGCAAGGCGCTGTGGGAGCAGCTGCAGTTTGCGCTAGACGGTGAACCGGATCCCTGGTTTGACCTGAAAGAAGCGTCCGTGGACGCCCGTCAGTTCGAAAAACTCACGCCCGCCTGA
- a CDS encoding ABC transporter ATP-binding protein, translating into MSESFSSKYIEIQGVEQTFKTKKGPFCALQNVNLTVAKGEFVALIGHSGCGKSTLLNLIAGLTTPTQGTLLCANREIAGPGPERAVVFQNHSLLPWLTCFENVYLAVERVFSATENKAQLKARTDAALAMVGLTPAAQKRPGEISGGMKQRVGIARALSMEPKVLLLDEPFGALDALTRAKLQDELLQIVATTQSTVVMVTHDVDEAVLLSDRIVMMTNGPAATIGEVLAIDLPRPRNRVDLAESTQYLHYRKAVIDFLYTRQAHVEKAA; encoded by the coding sequence ATGAGCGAATCTTTCAGCAGCAAGTACATCGAAATCCAGGGCGTCGAGCAAACCTTCAAAACGAAGAAGGGCCCGTTCTGCGCACTGCAAAACGTCAATCTCACGGTCGCCAAGGGCGAGTTCGTCGCGCTGATCGGCCACTCCGGCTGCGGCAAATCCACCCTGCTCAACCTGATCGCCGGCCTGACCACGCCCACCCAGGGCACCCTGCTGTGCGCCAACCGCGAGATCGCCGGCCCCGGCCCCGAGCGCGCCGTGGTGTTCCAGAACCACTCGCTGCTGCCCTGGCTGACCTGCTTTGAAAACGTCTACCTCGCGGTCGAGCGCGTGTTCTCGGCCACCGAAAACAAGGCGCAACTCAAAGCCCGCACCGATGCGGCGCTGGCCATGGTCGGGCTGACCCCTGCCGCGCAAAAGCGCCCGGGCGAGATTTCCGGCGGCATGAAGCAGCGCGTCGGCATTGCCCGCGCACTGTCGATGGAGCCCAAGGTCCTGCTGCTTGACGAACCCTTCGGCGCCCTGGACGCCCTGACCCGCGCCAAGCTGCAGGACGAGCTGCTGCAGATCGTCGCCACCACCCAAAGCACGGTGGTCATGGTGACCCACGACGTGGACGAAGCCGTGCTGCTGAGCGACCGAATCGTGATGATGACCAACGGGCCCGCGGCCACCATTGGCGAGGTGCTGGCCATTGACCTGCCCCGCCCCCGCAACCGCGTGGACCTGGCCGAAAGCACCCAGTACCTGCACTACCGCAAGGCCGTCATCGACTTTTTGTACACGCGCCAGGCCCACGTGGAAAAAGCCGCTTGA